A region of the Candidatus Zixiibacteriota bacterium genome:
TATAGGGGCAGTTATCCTCAGGGCAGAGATCCTCTTCATAGCCGGGATCACCAAAACCATCCCGATCACGATCGTGACAATTGTCACACGCATCACCGACGCCGTCACCGTCGGAATCAGCCTGATCCGGATTATAAACCTGAGGGCAGTTGTCTCTGTTGCACGTCACGGGATATGCACTCCCGTAGCCATAACCGTCGCCGTCTTCATCCACACAGTGATCACAGACATCAGCGATATCGTCGTTATCCACATCCGCTTGATCCGGATTGTAAATATCGGGGCAATTGTCCTCGGGACACTGGTTGTCAAAACCGGGATCGCCGTAGCCATCACCGTCGGTGTCGGTACATTCATCGCAGGCATCGCCGATGCCGTCGCCGTCGTAGTCAGCCTGGTCGACGTTGGCCAGATCGGGGCAGTTGTCAGTCGGGCATTCGTTGTCGTAACCGGGATTGCCGTAACCGTCGAGGTCCGTATCGGTGCAATTATCGCACGCATCCCCGATACCATCGTTGTCGATATCGGCCTGGTCGGCATTGGCGACCGACAAGCAGTTATCCAGGTAATCGGCGACGCCGTCACCGTCGAGGTCCAGCGGTTGAGTATCCGAACCGGCGACAATACCACAATACGGTCCGCCCCAGGCCGGAGTTATCTGCTCAGAGTTATCGTTGATCCAAATCCAGCGATTAGAGGGTCGGAAAAAACAAGAGTCAATGCAGATGCGTTTGCCG
Encoded here:
- a CDS encoding thrombospondin type 3 repeat-containing protein, translating into MTRHSILTALLLLFLIPITTAGQTITLDHFDGVIYDNILQVDTTVSFYFRYTTGSESIGGIVNGYRIYSPDGASWTTSEIDTVGELGGAMLDLGVFLFKWPGNGSDTVSCAGMVMVGEGIPAGFDDVSLAIRLGPLSEEDYGKRICIDSCFFRPSNRWIWINDNSEQITPAWGGPYCGIVAGSDTQPLDLDGDGVADYLDNCLSVANADQADIDNDGIGDACDNCTDTDLDGYGNPGYDNECPTDNCPDLANVDQADYDGDGIGDACDECTDTDGDGYGDPGFDNQCPEDNCPDIYNPDQADVDNDDIADVCDHCVDEDGDGYGYGSAYPVTCNRDNCPQVYNPDQADSDGDGVGDACDNCHDRDRDGFGDPGYEEDLCPEDNCPYIANPGQEDSNGDGIGDACCCELRGDADHDNQLSISDIVFWVEWAFNGGPAPQCLLELDINGDYSVDIADLVALISYMFQESTPPLPCP